From a region of the Oncorhynchus clarkii lewisi isolate Uvic-CL-2024 unplaced genomic scaffold, UVic_Ocla_1.0 unplaced_contig_4357_pilon_pilon, whole genome shotgun sequence genome:
- the LOC139393657 gene encoding neurotrophin-3-like, whose translation MSMLLYVLFLAYLYGIQATHMERQQPPPTQDPINSLIIQLLQADLTRGRGKRGEGQDRQAQDTLPPLGLLAIDTPLDDSRFLERRSSLYQPRSSDLLEQQKHYNSPRVLLSERAPLQPPPLYSIDDYVGSSDRTNKTRRKRYAEHKSYRGEYSVCDSQSQWVTDKTNAVDIRGRQVTVLDQIKMGTAESNFVKQYFYETKCRTAKPFKSGCRGIDDKHWNSQCKTSQTYVRALTQDRTSVGWRWIRIDTSCVCALSRKHRRT comes from the coding sequence ATGTCCATGTTGCTGTATGTGTTGTTCCTAGCGTACCTCTACGGTATCCAGGCAACGCACATGGAGCGCCAGCAGCCCCCGCCCACCCAGGACCCCATCAACTCCCTCATCATCCAGCTGCTGCAGGCGGACCTGACCCGCGGCCGGGGGAAGCGGGGTGAGGGCCAGGACAGGCAGGCCCAGGACACATTGCCACCGTTGGGCCTGCTCGCCATTGACACCCCTCTGGACGACAGTAGATTCCTGGAGAGGCGCAGCTCGCTGTACCAGCCCAGGTCGTCTGACCTGCTGGAGCAGCAGAAACACTACAACTCTCCCCGGGTCCTGCTGAGTGAGCGGGCTCCCCTGCAGCCTCCTCCGCTCTACTCTATAGATGACTATGTGGGCAGCTCTGACAGAACCAACAAGACCCGCAGGAAGAGATACGCAGAACACAAGAGTTACCGCGGGGAGTACTCTGTCTGTGACAGCCAATCACAGTGGGTGACAGACAAGACGAATGCGGTGGACATCAGGGGTCGTCAGGTCACCGTCCTGGATCAGATAAAGATGGGAACCGCCGAAAGCAACTTTGTTAAGCAGTACTTCTATGAGACCAAGTGTCGGACTGCCAAACCTTTTAAGAGCGGCTGTCGTGGCATCGATGACAAACACTGGAACTCGCAGTGTAAGACCTCTCAGACGTACGTCAGAGCTCTGACGCAGGACCGGACCTCTGTGGGCTGGCGCTGGATACGGATAGACACTTCCTGTGTCTGTGCGTTGTCACGGAAACACCGCAGGACGTAA